From a single Intestinibaculum porci genomic region:
- a CDS encoding M20/M25/M40 family metallo-hydrolase, whose translation MKEEIETLTKKLVSICSVNGSDGGEKAIADYIESYLQKIPYFRKHPDRIIIQPLKDDALQRRNVMALLLGEKDDNPHTLIWHGHMDTVGVDDYKSLKPYAFDPDALEKALHQMTLPKEMQADLDSGDYLFGRGALDMKSGDAVFLVLLKHLAENVSELSGNILLSINPVEENRHQGIIEETPILMSLKETYHLEYVAAINNDYTCPLYPDDPHHYVYMGTVGKLLPCFYIQGKETHVGQPFEGFDASRIAAKLVDRITLNTDFLDVYNDEYTLPPMVLKMKDLKDSYNVQTAFDSFVYFNYLVHNEEITETIPKFTKVAQEILDEELDYLNTQYQKFCRLTHTSYTPYTFHPKVYTFAQLKEKYLETFDHDHYSELEKIAAILNERGEDQREIPISMVKSMLNELAINDPVIVLYFAAPYCPHNTLKDEDGQEKALKDKLTQMVKNFGEKVHLDYKVLQFFPSLSDSSYIKIDDSNESITALQENFPAMKYLYNLDTTTMKALNIPALDFGVYGKDAHKWMERVYKPYSFEVLPQLILEAVHTLL comes from the coding sequence ATGAAAGAAGAAATCGAAACATTAACCAAAAAGCTCGTTTCTATTTGTTCGGTTAATGGCTCAGATGGCGGCGAAAAAGCCATCGCCGATTATATCGAAAGTTATTTACAGAAGATCCCTTATTTTAGAAAACATCCCGATCGGATCATCATCCAGCCGTTAAAAGATGATGCCCTGCAAAGACGCAATGTTATGGCCCTTTTGCTGGGAGAAAAGGATGACAATCCCCATACCCTGATCTGGCATGGGCATATGGATACCGTCGGCGTGGATGATTATAAGAGCCTTAAGCCTTATGCCTTTGATCCTGACGCCTTAGAAAAAGCCTTGCATCAGATGACTTTACCAAAAGAAATGCAGGCAGATTTGGATTCGGGGGATTACTTATTTGGCCGCGGGGCTTTAGATATGAAAAGCGGCGACGCGGTCTTCCTCGTTTTATTAAAGCACTTAGCAGAAAATGTCTCTGAGCTGAGTGGAAATATTCTTCTTTCTATTAATCCCGTCGAAGAAAATCGCCATCAAGGTATTATTGAAGAAACACCGATTCTCATGTCTTTAAAAGAAACTTATCATTTAGAGTATGTCGCAGCGATCAATAATGACTATACCTGTCCGCTTTATCCTGATGATCCACATCATTACGTCTACATGGGAACCGTCGGAAAACTTTTACCCTGTTTCTATATTCAGGGAAAGGAAACCCATGTCGGTCAGCCTTTTGAAGGCTTCGATGCCTCCCGCATTGCGGCGAAGTTAGTTGATCGCATCACCTTAAATACCGATTTCTTAGATGTTTATAACGATGAATATACCCTGCCGCCGATGGTGCTGAAGATGAAAGATCTCAAGGATAGCTATAATGTGCAGACAGCTTTTGATAGCTTTGTCTATTTCAATTATCTGGTTCATAATGAAGAAATTACCGAGACCATTCCGAAGTTTACCAAAGTGGCTCAGGAGATTCTCGATGAAGAACTTGATTACTTAAATACGCAGTATCAGAAGTTCTGCCGACTCACTCATACCAGCTACACCCCTTATACCTTTCATCCAAAGGTTTATACCTTTGCCCAGTTAAAAGAAAAGTATTTGGAGACGTTTGATCACGATCATTACAGCGAGTTAGAAAAGATTGCGGCGATTCTTAATGAGCGCGGCGAAGATCAGCGAGAGATTCCCATCTCAATGGTCAAGAGTATGCTTAATGAATTAGCCATTAATGATCCGGTGATTGTCTTATACTTTGCGGCGCCGTATTGTCCTCACAATACTTTAAAAGATGAAGATGGGCAGGAAAAAGCATTAAAAGATAAATTGACCCAGATGGTCAAAAACTTTGGTGAAAAAGTGCATCTGGATTATAAAGTTCTCCAGTTCTTCCCTTCCTTATCGGATAGCTCTTATATCAAGATTGATGATTCCAATGAATCTATTACCGCTTTGCAGGAGAACTTCCCAGCGATGAAATATCTCTACAACCTTGATACGACGACAATGAAAGCCTTAAATATTCCGGCTTTAGACTTTGGCGTTTATGGCAAAGATGCTCATAAATGGATGGAACGCGTCTATAAGCCTTACAGTTTTGAAGTTTTACCACAACTCATTTTAGAAGCAGTTCATACATTACTTTAG
- a CDS encoding dimethylarginine dimethylaminohydrolase family protein codes for MYVTNGTDVLTRVLVSKPDYLKAARINEIAKRWDLDLDLEKMKKEHQLFTDAYAKAGVKVEYLDSDPKRPNSVFSRDFGGCVREGYVMGRFKLPIRYKEHEDYKKKMADLGIPCLGEVKHGFFEGGDFMFINDHTIAIGMLDRTNEEGFEELKAILNPLGYALIPVKADPRYLHLDMCFNLVDPTIAVAYVDGLPKEFIARMQDLGIRFVTVEEEDIFHHGCNLQAIGDHRVLSLASNKKVNKQLTEMGMQVIELEITEILKAGGGPHCMSFPLERRK; via the coding sequence ATGTATGTCACCAATGGTACTGATGTTTTAACAAGAGTGCTGGTTTCTAAGCCAGATTACTTAAAAGCTGCGCGAATTAATGAAATCGCCAAAAGATGGGATTTAGATCTCGATCTGGAAAAGATGAAAAAAGAGCACCAGCTCTTCACCGATGCTTATGCCAAAGCCGGCGTTAAAGTGGAATACTTAGATAGTGATCCAAAGCGTCCAAACTCTGTTTTCTCGCGAGACTTTGGCGGCTGTGTCCGGGAAGGTTACGTGATGGGCCGGTTCAAATTACCGATCCGTTATAAAGAACATGAAGATTATAAAAAGAAAATGGCGGATTTAGGCATTCCTTGTTTAGGCGAAGTCAAACATGGCTTCTTCGAAGGCGGCGACTTCATGTTTATCAATGATCATACGATTGCTATTGGCATGCTTGATCGCACCAATGAAGAAGGCTTTGAAGAATTAAAAGCCATTCTCAATCCCTTAGGTTATGCGTTAATTCCGGTCAAAGCCGATCCTCGTTATTTGCATTTGGATATGTGTTTTAACTTAGTCGATCCCACCATTGCCGTGGCCTATGTCGATGGCTTGCCTAAAGAATTTATAGCCCGAATGCAAGATTTAGGCATCCGCTTTGTGACCGTGGAAGAAGAAGATATCTTCCATCATGGCTGCAATCTCCAGGCTATTGGGGATCACCGCGTTCTCTCCTTAGCCTCTAATAAAAAGGTGAATAAACAGTTAACTGAAATGGGCATGCAGGTCATTGAATTAGAGATTACGGAAATCTTAAAAGCCGGCGGCGGACCACATTGCATGAGCTTTCCGCTAGAAAGAAGGAAATAA
- a CDS encoding pyridoxal phosphate-dependent aminotransferase, which produces MSYFLLDDYANMEPYLPGEQPEGKWIKLNANESALPPSPAVLKILNEAEYEGMGFYSDPHCHKLRQAIGEVYGFDEKNVFVGNGADEVLAFCMMSFFRKGMKIAFPDITYDFYRTYATTYNLDFTQFPLNDDFTINVDDYVDYDGDVILANPNNPTGIAISVSEIERIVKKNPERMVIIDEAYVDYGNESCIPLVRKYDNLLVVQTFSKSRNMAGARIGFAIANEDMITDMNKIKFAFNPFNMSSLAIEAGAAAARDVDYWQKCIHQVCDVRDAFEKDLKKLGFDVINTTTNFTFITHPHFSATYLFKELKKRHILVRHYDTPRINNYLRITIGSFDVMLKVLYAIKEIVGEGYESPDQ; this is translated from the coding sequence ATGAGTTATTTTTTACTAGATGATTATGCCAATATGGAACCCTATCTTCCTGGCGAACAGCCGGAAGGCAAATGGATCAAACTCAATGCCAACGAATCCGCTTTGCCCCCTTCCCCAGCCGTTTTGAAAATTCTTAATGAAGCGGAATATGAAGGCATGGGTTTCTACTCTGATCCCCACTGTCACAAATTGAGACAGGCGATCGGCGAAGTCTATGGCTTTGACGAAAAGAACGTCTTCGTCGGTAATGGCGCGGATGAAGTCTTAGCTTTCTGTATGATGAGTTTCTTTAGAAAAGGCATGAAGATTGCCTTCCCTGATATCACTTATGATTTCTATCGCACGTATGCGACGACTTATAACTTAGACTTTACCCAGTTCCCGCTGAATGACGACTTTACCATCAATGTCGATGATTATGTCGACTATGATGGCGATGTGATTTTAGCCAATCCCAACAATCCTACCGGCATCGCCATCAGCGTTTCAGAGATTGAACGGATCGTTAAAAAGAATCCGGAACGAATGGTCATCATCGATGAAGCTTATGTCGATTACGGCAACGAATCATGTATTCCCTTAGTCAGAAAGTATGACAACTTATTAGTTGTGCAGACCTTCTCTAAGTCCCGGAATATGGCCGGGGCAAGAATTGGTTTTGCGATTGCCAATGAAGATATGATCACCGATATGAACAAGATCAAATTTGCCTTTAACCCCTTCAATATGTCTTCTTTAGCTATTGAAGCGGGGGCAGCGGCGGCCCGTGATGTCGACTACTGGCAGAAATGTATCCATCAGGTCTGTGATGTGCGGGATGCTTTTGAAAAAGATTTAAAGAAGTTAGGTTTTGATGTTATCAATACAACAACCAACTTTACATTTATTACCCATCCCCATTTCTCTGCAACGTATCTCTTCAAAGAATTAAAGAAAAGACATATTTTAGTCCGGCATTATGATACCCCACGAATTAATAATTACTTACGTATCACGATTGGCAGCTTTGATGTGATGTTAAAGGTGTTATATGCCATTAAAGAAATTGTAGGTGAAGGTTATGAAAGTCCTGATCAGTGA
- a CDS encoding NAD(P)-dependent oxidoreductase: MKVLISDYRNTFTQEYELSQQAITGLCEADVSLCAYEDEQFLDFLHNTDVLITAYLKIDESFLRKAPHLKAISISASGYSNCDLEALARHQITLMHIKEYCSREVSEHALSLLMSLNRRLPFYKNDVDHEHWQYQEFPMKTLDRSSVTIYGFGHIGKITASLCHALGMKVSIVDPFVQKATYPIVSKETGAQADFIISHMPLTKTNSHYFNDAFFQAMPSTSFFINVARGGLVDEAALVKALDEHTIAGAGLDVLSEENPDLHNHPLLHRDNVILTPHAAFYSTASIQRLFTIAGKNAAYYLRNEPDRIQEIVRGK; this comes from the coding sequence ATGAAAGTCCTGATCAGTGATTATCGTAATACTTTCACGCAAGAATATGAATTAAGTCAACAAGCTATTACGGGGCTTTGCGAGGCCGATGTCTCTTTGTGTGCATATGAAGATGAGCAGTTTCTCGACTTCCTACATAACACCGATGTACTTATAACCGCTTATCTCAAAATTGATGAAAGCTTCCTTCGCAAAGCCCCCCATTTAAAGGCCATTAGTATTTCTGCATCCGGATATTCAAATTGTGATCTAGAAGCGTTAGCGAGACATCAGATCACCCTGATGCACATCAAAGAATACTGCAGCCGCGAAGTCAGCGAGCATGCCCTTTCCTTATTAATGAGTTTGAATCGGCGCTTGCCTTTCTATAAAAATGATGTTGATCATGAGCACTGGCAGTATCAGGAATTTCCCATGAAAACCCTTGATCGCTCCAGTGTCACAATTTACGGCTTCGGTCATATCGGTAAAATCACCGCCTCTCTTTGTCATGCCTTAGGCATGAAGGTTTCCATTGTCGATCCTTTCGTGCAAAAAGCAACTTATCCCATTGTCTCTAAAGAAACGGGCGCACAGGCTGATTTTATTATCAGCCATATGCCCTTAACCAAGACGAACTCCCATTACTTTAATGACGCTTTCTTTCAAGCGATGCCATCGACATCTTTCTTTATCAATGTGGCAAGAGGCGGCTTAGTTGATGAAGCGGCTTTAGTCAAAGCCTTAGATGAGCATACAATCGCGGGAGCCGGCTTAGATGTCTTAAGTGAGGAAAATCCAGATCTTCACAATCATCCTTTATTACATCGCGATAACGTTATTTTAACACCACATGCGGCTTTTTATTCCACCGCATCCATTCAAAGATTATTTACGATCGCTGGTAAAAACGCAGCTTACTATCTGCGTAATGAGCCAGATCGCATCCAGGAAATTGTTAGGGGGAAATAA